In one window of Ignatzschineria indica DNA:
- a CDS encoding 6-phosphofructokinase, with product MSQKHIGILTAGGDCQGLNAALRGITLSALKEGWKVTGIHDGFLGLAEMAHSELTFADVYDIAGTGGTILGTGRGGGKAQNTEDAVAACVESFKALELDALICLGGDGTQRFASYLHAAGVPVVTLPKTIDNDIAHTDVTFGYDTAVHVSVMALDRLRTTADSHHRLMILEVMGRDAGWLAAGAALAGSADICLIPEIPYSLEAIVEYTRKNIKNRRSALLVVAEGAISQENHRLGLTPKKHAEAIKLVDSIPELTGMQSRLTTLGYVSRGGAPTAADRIFATQCGTKAIELVKEGRFGVMVADQGRQLVAVPLEEVAGNPRLIPVDHPLIETMRATNICLGI from the coding sequence ATGAGTCAAAAACATATTGGAATTTTAACTGCCGGCGGAGATTGCCAAGGATTAAATGCAGCATTACGCGGAATTACCCTCTCTGCTCTCAAAGAGGGTTGGAAAGTGACCGGAATTCATGATGGGTTTCTCGGCCTTGCTGAGATGGCTCATAGTGAGCTAACCTTCGCTGATGTCTACGATATTGCCGGAACTGGTGGAACAATTCTCGGTACTGGTCGCGGAGGTGGCAAAGCACAAAATACAGAAGACGCCGTTGCGGCCTGTGTCGAAAGCTTTAAGGCATTAGAACTCGATGCACTCATCTGCTTAGGTGGCGATGGAACTCAACGATTTGCCTCCTATCTCCATGCCGCCGGCGTTCCTGTCGTCACTCTCCCCAAAACGATCGATAATGATATCGCCCATACCGATGTAACATTCGGATATGATACTGCGGTTCACGTCTCTGTTATGGCATTAGATCGATTAAGAACTACGGCCGACTCCCACCATCGTCTTATGATTTTGGAAGTGATGGGACGAGATGCCGGGTGGTTAGCTGCAGGTGCGGCTTTAGCCGGCTCTGCCGATATCTGCCTGATTCCTGAGATTCCCTACTCTTTAGAAGCGATTGTAGAATATACGCGAAAAAATATTAAAAATCGCCGGTCAGCACTATTGGTTGTCGCTGAAGGAGCGATCTCTCAAGAGAATCATCGTCTAGGTTTAACGCCGAAAAAACATGCCGAAGCGATCAAATTGGTCGATAGTATTCCTGAACTAACAGGAATGCAGTCGCGCTTAACAACATTAGGTTATGTCAGCCGTGGTGGTGCTCCTACAGCTGCAGATCGGATCTTTGCAACTCAATGTGGCACCAAAGCGATTGAACTTGTCAAAGAGGGGCGCTTCGGCGTTATGGTCGCAGATCAAGGCCGTCAACTTGTTGCGGTTCCCCTCGAAGAGGTTGCCGGCAATCCACGCCTCATTCCTGTTGATCATCCATTGATTGAGACGATGCGTGCAACCAATATCTGTCTTGGAATTTAA
- a CDS encoding efflux RND transporter permease subunit — MARFFIDRPIFAWVLAILTMFIGLLVVRNMAVSQYPPIAPPQISISGVYPGASAQTVEESVTQVIEQSISGLDGYRYMNSSSSSSGTFQITVTFNQGVDPDLAQVQVQNKIQQSLSKLPQAVQQQGVTIAKTSGSFLLVVGFYSPDGSMSSGDIGDYISSTLEDQMSRIGGVGEIQFFGSSYAMNIWLDPIKLYKYNMTPTDVVAAIKEQNSQATLGALGAMPAVKDQLISYTVTSQSLLQSPEEFKAIQLRVNEDGSEVLLSDVARVELSPESEAVAVKYNNTPAAGLAVSLASGANALDTATAVKSYLEKISVDFPSGLAYTFPYDTTPFVEYSVASVEETLIDAIILVFIVVFFFLKNIRATIIPMLAIPYVLAGTMLILDLLGFNLNTLTLFALVLAIGLLVDDAIVVVENVERIMEEEKVSPLEATRRSMDQITGALIGIGVVLSAVFVPMAFLGGATGVIYRQFSVTIITAMLLSVIVAIIFTPAMCATLLRDHKEHHVPKTAFGRFLQKLFAPFNKVIGLAVKYFNIGFDKVSDTYTKTIAKVLKHPLIFVLLLIVGLGAIGHQFMKLPKSFLPDEDQGILIGMTINPNGTSLNQTEIPLQEIADYLINEEKKTVESVMTVAGFSFSGQGSEQGMFFVKLRPWEDRKSAYESIPALMDRLQKYFINIPEAQIFVFSPPPIIELGTATGVSFQLQDTIGLGHDTLMNSVMKFIGLAATSPDLDIATLRPGGQFDTAQYHVDIDREKAQALQVSVGDINTALSIAWGGMYVNDFIDRGRVKHVQVKADAPYRMMPDDFNSWYVRNAKGEMVPFSAFAKGRWSYGPPQLNRFDGFSSFPLSINAAPGKSTGEAMDAIEILVREHLPQGINVAWTDTSYEEQEAGNSQVMLLLVSVFVIFLSLAALYESWKVPISVLLTIPVGVVGAVITARLLGIENDVYFQVGLLTTIGLTSKNAILIVEFARDLVREGMSTIDATIRASQERLRPIVMTSLAFGLGVMPLALSTGAGAGAQNVVGRIVVGGMIGGTLLVLLYTPVFYILLNRDKKKRDEAGDKPSEQTKEVDAPAQ; from the coding sequence ATGGCACGATTTTTTATAGACCGACCAATATTTGCGTGGGTGCTTGCGATCTTAACGATGTTTATCGGCCTCTTAGTGGTACGAAACATGGCTGTATCGCAATATCCCCCTATTGCACCGCCTCAAATCAGTATTTCTGGGGTCTATCCAGGTGCAAGTGCACAGACGGTTGAAGAGAGCGTTACACAGGTTATTGAACAGAGTATTAGTGGCTTAGATGGCTATCGCTATATGAACTCCTCAAGTTCAAGCTCTGGAACTTTCCAAATCACTGTGACCTTTAACCAAGGGGTTGATCCAGATTTAGCACAAGTTCAGGTTCAAAATAAGATTCAACAATCATTGAGCAAACTGCCACAAGCGGTACAGCAACAGGGGGTGACCATTGCGAAGACCAGTGGCTCATTCCTCTTAGTTGTTGGCTTCTATTCGCCTGACGGATCGATGTCTTCCGGAGATATTGGTGATTATATCTCCTCAACACTTGAAGATCAGATGAGCCGAATTGGGGGCGTGGGTGAGATTCAATTTTTCGGTTCAAGTTATGCGATGAATATCTGGCTCGATCCCATAAAGCTCTATAAATATAATATGACGCCAACAGATGTTGTCGCCGCGATTAAAGAGCAAAACTCTCAGGCAACATTAGGGGCATTAGGTGCGATGCCGGCGGTGAAGGATCAGCTGATTAGTTATACCGTCACCTCGCAGTCATTACTGCAGAGTCCAGAAGAGTTTAAAGCGATTCAATTACGAGTGAATGAAGATGGAAGTGAAGTACTCCTTTCAGATGTTGCGCGTGTTGAGTTATCGCCTGAATCAGAAGCAGTTGCCGTAAAATATAATAACACTCCAGCTGCGGGGCTTGCTGTGAGTCTTGCATCGGGAGCAAACGCGCTTGATACGGCAACGGCGGTGAAGAGTTATTTAGAGAAGATCTCAGTAGATTTCCCATCTGGTTTAGCTTACACCTTCCCTTATGACACAACGCCCTTTGTTGAATATTCAGTTGCTAGTGTGGAAGAGACATTGATCGATGCTATTATCCTGGTATTTATTGTTGTCTTCTTCTTCCTGAAAAATATTCGGGCAACGATTATTCCGATGTTAGCGATTCCCTATGTTTTAGCGGGAACAATGTTGATTCTGGATCTATTGGGATTCAATCTCAATACTTTAACGCTCTTTGCGCTGGTATTAGCGATTGGTCTATTGGTTGATGATGCGATTGTTGTTGTAGAGAATGTGGAACGTATCATGGAGGAGGAGAAGGTATCTCCCCTTGAGGCGACTCGTCGCTCGATGGATCAGATCACAGGCGCCTTGATCGGAATTGGGGTCGTTCTCTCAGCGGTATTTGTACCGATGGCCTTCTTAGGGGGCGCAACAGGGGTTATCTATCGTCAATTCTCGGTCACAATTATTACAGCCATGTTGCTCTCTGTGATTGTCGCTATTATCTTTACTCCGGCGATGTGCGCCACATTATTAAGAGATCATAAAGAGCATCATGTTCCTAAAACGGCATTCGGGCGCTTCTTACAGAAGCTCTTTGCACCTTTCAATAAGGTGATTGGATTAGCCGTTAAATATTTCAATATCGGCTTTGATAAGGTGAGTGATACTTATACTAAGACGATTGCGAAAGTCTTGAAACATCCGTTGATTTTTGTCCTTCTTCTTATTGTCGGTTTAGGGGCAATTGGACATCAATTTATGAAGTTGCCAAAGAGCTTCTTGCCAGATGAGGACCAAGGGATCTTAATTGGGATGACCATTAACCCTAATGGAACTTCACTCAATCAGACAGAGATCCCACTTCAAGAGATTGCTGATTACCTGATTAATGAAGAGAAAAAGACGGTCGAATCGGTGATGACTGTTGCTGGCTTTAGCTTCTCAGGACAGGGAAGTGAGCAGGGGATGTTCTTTGTTAAGCTTCGCCCTTGGGAGGATCGTAAATCTGCATATGAATCGATTCCAGCACTCATGGATCGCTTACAGAAATACTTTATCAATATTCCAGAAGCGCAGATCTTTGTCTTTAGTCCGCCACCGATTATTGAGTTAGGGACGGCAACGGGTGTAAGTTTCCAACTTCAAGATACGATTGGATTAGGGCACGACACCTTGATGAACTCTGTGATGAAGTTTATCGGTTTAGCTGCGACATCTCCTGATCTTGATATCGCTACTTTGCGTCCCGGTGGACAGTTTGATACGGCGCAATATCATGTCGATATTGATCGAGAAAAGGCACAAGCATTACAGGTATCGGTTGGAGATATCAATACTGCACTCTCAATTGCTTGGGGAGGAATGTATGTGAATGACTTTATCGATCGTGGTCGTGTGAAACATGTTCAGGTGAAAGCAGATGCGCCTTATCGTATGATGCCGGATGATTTTAATAGCTGGTATGTTCGTAATGCGAAGGGTGAAATGGTGCCATTTAGTGCATTTGCAAAGGGGCGTTGGTCTTATGGTCCACCACAACTTAACCGTTTTGATGGGTTCTCCTCATTCCCGCTCTCAATCAATGCTGCACCAGGTAAGAGTACCGGGGAAGCGATGGATGCGATTGAGATATTAGTCAGAGAACATCTACCACAAGGGATCAATGTTGCTTGGACTGATACTTCCTATGAGGAGCAAGAGGCCGGAAACTCTCAGGTGATGTTGTTGTTAGTCTCGGTCTTTGTTATCTTCCTTAGCTTAGCGGCGCTCTACGAGTCATGGAAGGTACCGATCTCTGTACTCTTAACAATTCCTGTAGGTGTTGTGGGTGCAGTGATTACCGCAAGACTCCTCGGAATAGAAAATGATGTCTACTTCCAGGTGGGATTATTAACAACAATCGGCTTGACCTCGAAGAATGCGATTTTGATTGTTGAGTTTGCGCGCGATCTTGTTCGCGAAGGGATGTCAACGATTGATGCTACTATTCGAGCCTCGCAAGAGCGACTTCGCCCTATTGTGATGACTTCTCTCGCTTTTGGACTTGGTGTGATGCCGTTAGCCTTATCAACAGGTGCCGGTGCCGGCGCACAAAATGTTGTCGGTCGCATCGTTGTTGGTGGAATGATTGGAGGAACGCTACTCGTTCTACTCTATACACCGGTCTTCTATATTCTCCTCAATCGGGATAAGAAGAAGCGCGATGAAGCTGGAGATAAGCCATCAGAGCAAACTAAAGAGGTGGATGCTCCTGCGCAATAG
- a CDS encoding SDR family NAD(P)-dependent oxidoreductase, whose amino-acid sequence MNILITGASSGFGLEATKIFIEKGYTVVGLARRHEKLMEIKAQLGENFYPLTADMANLESVKEGIENLPEPFDQIDILINNAGLALNLNPAFDVDFEDWQTMIDVNIRGLTYITHLILPQMVARDDGYIINISSTAGNYPYYGSNIYGPTKAFVTSFSQNLRADLIGKNIRVSNVEPGLCSDTEFSNIRFKGDDKRAESVYADVEAVTGREIAEIIYWLTTQPKHVNINRIEVMPTMQTFAGLTVYKKEK is encoded by the coding sequence ATGAATATCTTGATAACTGGCGCATCATCTGGATTTGGATTAGAGGCGACAAAAATTTTCATTGAAAAGGGATATACCGTCGTCGGTCTTGCTCGTCGACATGAGAAGCTGATGGAGATAAAAGCGCAATTAGGTGAAAATTTTTACCCCTTAACAGCAGATATGGCAAATCTTGAATCTGTTAAAGAGGGGATCGAAAACCTTCCAGAACCTTTCGATCAAATTGATATTTTAATCAATAATGCCGGTCTTGCTCTCAATCTCAATCCTGCGTTTGATGTCGATTTTGAAGATTGGCAAACGATGATCGATGTGAATATCCGAGGCTTAACTTATATCACCCATCTGATCTTGCCACAGATGGTCGCCCGTGATGATGGTTATATCATCAATATTAGTTCAACTGCTGGCAACTACCCTTACTACGGCTCTAATATCTATGGCCCGACCAAAGCATTTGTCACTAGCTTTTCACAAAATCTAAGGGCTGATCTTATCGGGAAGAATATTCGTGTCTCTAATGTTGAGCCGGGACTCTGTAGCGATACTGAATTCTCCAATATTCGTTTTAAGGGGGATGATAAACGAGCAGAATCGGTCTATGCAGATGTAGAAGCCGTTACCGGTCGAGAGATTGCTGAGATTATCTACTGGCTTACGACACAACCTAAACATGTTAATATTAACCGCATCGAGGTAATGCCGACAATGCAGACCTTTGCGGGCTTGACGGTCTATAAAAAAGAGAAGTAA
- a CDS encoding RidA family protein: MKKIISTAHAPAAVGPYSQGNVFENLVFTSGQLPLNPETMKFPEGGIKEQAAQALQNLKAILEAADADFSTVLKVTCYLDDINDFADFNEVYTEFFGTENAPARSCFEVGALPMGALVEIEAIAYRKID; this comes from the coding sequence ATGAAGAAAATTATTAGCACAGCTCATGCCCCAGCGGCAGTCGGTCCTTATTCACAAGGTAATGTCTTTGAGAATCTTGTTTTCACATCAGGGCAGCTTCCACTTAACCCTGAAACGATGAAGTTTCCAGAAGGGGGAATTAAAGAGCAAGCAGCACAAGCCCTTCAAAACCTCAAAGCAATCTTAGAAGCTGCGGATGCGGATTTTAGCACCGTCTTAAAAGTGACCTGTTATCTTGATGATATCAATGACTTTGCCGATTTTAATGAAGTCTACACTGAATTTTTCGGCACTGAGAATGCACCAGCACGCTCCTGCTTTGAAGTGGGTGCATTACCGATGGGTGCATTAGTTGAAATTGAAGCGATTGCTTATCGTAAAATCGATTAA
- the alr gene encoding alanine racemase, with the protein MRPLIAYFSNAALENNIEILKGKSPQSQHCAVLKADAYGHRVENMLPIVNRMVDYIAVAMREEADDIRQKGGTLPILLLEGVFAKEEYQRASEANYLVAIGNEKQLQMLEASNLATPIGIFVKIDTGMHRLGFTPEEAFSVVARLQKLSSVASITLMTHFATSDEENSPLFPKQIERMAQLDPLGLPQSLANSAAILQAPATHQSIVRMGISLYGISPIDGKVGADFGLRPLLTLRSKVIHTTEIEAGESVGYGAKFIATERMPIGVVACGYADCYPREISEEAYVLVGEHRAKIVGRPAMDMMMIDLRSVPQNAWDQSVEIFGERLPIEKVAAWAGTIPYTILTHLAKRVHFTTEIDKGVDKDW; encoded by the coding sequence ATGAGACCGTTAATCGCTTACTTTTCTAATGCAGCATTAGAGAATAATATCGAGATCTTAAAGGGAAAATCGCCCCAGAGCCAACATTGTGCTGTTTTGAAAGCCGATGCATATGGACATCGGGTGGAGAATATGTTGCCGATTGTTAATCGAATGGTGGATTATATTGCTGTTGCGATGCGAGAAGAGGCTGATGATATCCGACAAAAGGGAGGGACACTTCCGATCTTGTTATTAGAAGGGGTCTTCGCGAAAGAGGAGTATCAACGAGCCAGTGAAGCTAATTATCTTGTAGCGATAGGTAATGAGAAGCAACTTCAGATGTTAGAGGCGTCGAATCTTGCTACGCCCATCGGTATCTTTGTGAAGATTGATACAGGGATGCATCGATTAGGGTTTACACCAGAAGAAGCATTCTCTGTTGTTGCGCGTTTACAGAAACTCTCTTCGGTTGCATCTATTACCTTAATGACCCATTTTGCAACTTCAGATGAAGAAAACTCACCACTCTTTCCAAAACAGATTGAGCGAATGGCGCAATTAGATCCATTAGGACTTCCTCAATCATTAGCCAATTCAGCCGCTATTTTACAAGCACCAGCAACACATCAATCGATTGTGCGGATGGGGATCTCACTCTATGGTATTTCTCCTATTGATGGAAAAGTGGGGGCTGATTTTGGACTTCGGCCTCTCTTAACGCTTCGTTCAAAAGTGATTCATACGACGGAGATTGAAGCCGGTGAGAGTGTAGGTTATGGTGCTAAATTTATCGCAACAGAGAGAATGCCGATAGGTGTTGTTGCCTGTGGGTATGCCGATTGTTATCCTCGGGAAATTAGTGAGGAGGCTTATGTTTTAGTGGGTGAACATCGCGCTAAAATTGTTGGTCGACCCGCTATGGATATGATGATGATCGATCTACGTTCCGTTCCTCAAAATGCATGGGATCAATCGGTAGAGATCTTTGGTGAGAGATTGCCGATCGAAAAAGTAGCCGCTTGGGCAGGAACGATTCCGTATACTATTTTGACCCATTTAGCGAAAAGAGTGCACTTTACAACAGAAATAGATAAGGGCGTAGATAAGGATTGGTAG
- a CDS encoding glutathione S-transferase family protein, with protein sequence MSYQVVGYPFCPFVQRVLIALNEKAVDFESIWLDPHAELPEWFKEWSPLGKVPVMKVTTGEVLFESMAIVEYIEELHKVPSIYAKLPAKRAIQRAWAGVAGELYGPQYMSMGAKSHEEVEKHFATMRGTLAVLEERCGRNYFIGETMTAVDIVLAPMFIRFDALTSIGVENILADFPKLEALSNKLLTHHAVLQIIAGDWTERFIEIQKGRGGILFQNIDG encoded by the coding sequence ATGAGTTATCAAGTAGTGGGGTATCCATTCTGCCCCTTTGTGCAGAGAGTTCTCATTGCATTGAATGAGAAAGCGGTTGATTTTGAGTCGATCTGGCTCGATCCTCATGCTGAATTACCAGAGTGGTTTAAAGAGTGGTCTCCTTTAGGGAAGGTGCCTGTCATGAAAGTGACAACGGGAGAGGTACTTTTTGAGTCGATGGCGATTGTAGAATATATCGAAGAGCTACATAAAGTCCCTTCTATCTATGCTAAATTGCCGGCAAAAAGAGCGATTCAGCGTGCTTGGGCAGGGGTTGCCGGTGAGCTATATGGCCCACAATATATGAGCATGGGCGCCAAAAGCCATGAGGAAGTTGAGAAGCACTTTGCTACGATGAGAGGAACTTTAGCTGTTCTTGAGGAGCGTTGTGGACGTAACTACTTCATTGGGGAGACAATGACCGCTGTTGATATTGTATTAGCACCGATGTTTATCCGCTTTGATGCGTTGACCTCAATTGGTGTTGAGAATATTTTGGCTGATTTCCCAAAACTGGAAGCTTTAAGCAATAAGCTCTTAACACATCATGCGGTTCTACAGATTATCGCTGGCGATTGGACAGAGAGATTTATAGAGATTCAAAAAGGGCGTGGTGGAATTCTTTTCCAAAATATCGATGGGTGA
- a CDS encoding outer membrane protein, translating into MKMRSLFAVILLGFSPYSMAEVEKGFYIGANALGVRQDVKKMEGFPFDNQRDTNQNSAKKSFLNGSLSIGYQWNSAFRSELEYLFPHSQRHQGRASHLAGDSYQGVKTQRLMWNNYLSTPLGDALSFYGMAGVGIAQVTTSGRSLGQMYAKNRQYNFAWNVGFGLSYQPFDNTYIDFGIRHVNLGKARSGRSGNGARLKGKIASNEVVLGLRYVLGELYQEELREDIYADHVTEDLKESFERAQANSHSFRAYVEENRMRLPDEMSRSPKKIDVID; encoded by the coding sequence ATGAAAATGCGATCCCTATTCGCCGTTATATTATTGGGATTCTCGCCCTATTCGATGGCAGAGGTTGAGAAGGGATTTTATATAGGTGCAAATGCTTTAGGTGTTAGACAAGATGTAAAAAAAATGGAAGGGTTCCCCTTTGATAATCAGAGAGATACTAATCAAAATTCTGCTAAAAAGAGCTTTTTAAATGGTTCTCTCTCTATCGGGTATCAGTGGAATAGCGCATTTCGATCGGAATTGGAATATCTTTTTCCTCACTCTCAGCGACATCAAGGTAGAGCTTCTCATTTAGCGGGGGATTCTTATCAGGGAGTGAAGACACAGCGTCTAATGTGGAATAACTACTTAAGTACCCCTTTAGGAGATGCCCTCTCTTTTTATGGAATGGCAGGAGTAGGTATTGCTCAAGTAACGACTTCTGGGAGGAGTTTAGGGCAGATGTATGCTAAAAATCGGCAATATAATTTTGCATGGAATGTTGGATTCGGTCTTAGTTATCAACCTTTTGATAATACTTATATCGATTTTGGTATACGACATGTCAACCTAGGAAAGGCAAGAAGTGGCAGATCAGGTAATGGTGCGAGATTAAAGGGCAAGATCGCCAGTAATGAAGTTGTATTGGGTTTGCGTTATGTCTTGGGTGAGTTATATCAGGAAGAGTTACGGGAAGATATCTATGCAGACCATGTAACGGAGGATCTCAAGGAAAGTTTTGAGCGAGCGCAGGCAAACAGCCATAGTTTTCGTGCTTATGTTGAAGAAAACAGAATGCGCTTACCAGATGAGATGAGCCGATCTCCGAAAAAGATAGATGTGATTGATTGA
- a CDS encoding YgfZ/GcvT domain-containing protein — MSIQLSRLTVTGKDAATFLQGQITADVNHLTSLYPEKENQGLAAICNRQGRVMTLFWMIKIDDETFHLFLPNDLAETIEKHLKIFIFRSKVTLQLESPTAEELAQLPEGLAIPWITTENSEAYVPQMLSLDLLGAISFKKGCYTGQEIVARMQYLGKHKRRLALITAEEMKDLTCNALITNQSGKEAGTVVYHQGHQAFAVVRLEEIEDTPLKINATITIDKIWHDEEDL; from the coding sequence ATGTCAATTCAACTTAGTCGACTTACCGTTACCGGCAAAGATGCCGCTACTTTTCTACAAGGCCAAATTACAGCAGATGTTAATCACTTAACCTCACTCTATCCTGAAAAAGAGAATCAAGGGTTAGCGGCAATCTGTAATCGTCAAGGGCGCGTCATGACCCTCTTTTGGATGATTAAGATCGATGATGAAACATTTCATCTTTTTCTGCCTAACGATCTAGCGGAAACGATCGAAAAGCATCTAAAAATCTTTATCTTTCGTTCAAAAGTCACATTACAGCTAGAATCCCCCACGGCAGAAGAGCTAGCACAGCTTCCTGAAGGTCTCGCTATTCCTTGGATTACGACAGAAAATAGTGAGGCATATGTTCCTCAGATGTTAAGTCTAGATCTTCTAGGGGCAATTAGTTTTAAAAAGGGTTGCTATACCGGACAAGAGATCGTTGCTAGAATGCAATATTTAGGAAAGCATAAAAGACGCTTAGCCCTTATCACCGCAGAAGAGATGAAGGATCTAACATGCAATGCTCTTATTACAAATCAAAGCGGTAAAGAGGCAGGAACAGTTGTCTATCATCAAGGTCATCAGGCTTTTGCTGTTGTAAGATTGGAAGAGATTGAAGATACCCCCCTTAAGATCAATGCCACTATCACAATTGATAAAATCTGGCATGATGAAGAAGATCTATAG
- a CDS encoding dipeptidase, translated as MKIIDLHCDALMKLSDAKGKLSFKDSIELDVNLDKLKRGGVKVQAFAIFVSPSLPSSDQFQEVIAQIHYFYSEVLEKHPEMRLIRSWDQISQLKEGEIGAFLTLEGVDPIGNDLKKLTLLYQLGVRSIGLTWNNGNLAADGVAEARGAGLSRFGREIVKWCNEHQLFVDVSHLHPTGFWDVMELAKYPIASHSNAMTICEHRRNLTDDQIRAMIERKAMIHIVFCPPFVKKGGNATIIDVIYQINHIVALGGIKNIGFGSDFDGIESKVEALSDTSMYPNLIEALKAFYSEEEIAGFAYQNFLDRLPQ; from the coding sequence ATGAAAATTATCGATCTTCATTGTGACGCCTTAATGAAACTCTCCGATGCTAAGGGAAAACTCTCCTTCAAAGATTCGATCGAGCTCGATGTTAATCTAGATAAGTTGAAGAGAGGCGGTGTAAAGGTTCAAGCTTTTGCCATCTTTGTCTCCCCTTCCCTCCCCTCTTCTGATCAATTTCAAGAGGTGATCGCGCAGATCCATTACTTCTATAGCGAAGTTTTAGAGAAACATCCCGAAATGCGTTTAATTCGTTCTTGGGATCAGATCTCTCAGCTCAAAGAGGGCGAGATCGGTGCATTTTTAACCTTAGAAGGGGTTGATCCTATTGGCAATGATCTCAAAAAATTAACCCTTCTCTATCAATTAGGGGTTCGCTCGATCGGGTTAACCTGGAATAATGGAAACTTAGCAGCGGATGGCGTTGCCGAAGCTAGAGGTGCCGGCTTAAGTCGTTTTGGGCGAGAGATTGTGAAATGGTGTAATGAACATCAACTCTTTGTCGATGTCTCCCATCTTCATCCTACAGGATTTTGGGATGTGATGGAACTTGCGAAATACCCCATTGCAAGCCATTCTAATGCAATGACAATTTGTGAACATCGTCGTAATCTCACTGATGATCAGATCCGTGCAATGATTGAGCGAAAGGCAATGATACATATCGTCTTCTGCCCACCTTTTGTCAAAAAAGGAGGGAATGCCACAATTATTGATGTCATCTATCAGATCAACCATATTGTCGCTTTAGGAGGCATTAAAAATATTGGTTTTGGCTCCGACTTTGATGGAATCGAATCGAAAGTTGAAGCGCTCAGTGATACAAGTATGTACCCCAATCTTATCGAAGCCCTCAAAGCCTTCTACTCAGAAGAGGAGATCGCCGGCTTTGCCTATCAAAACTTCTTAGATCGGTTACCTCAGTAA